In Saccharothrix syringae, the following are encoded in one genomic region:
- a CDS encoding helix-turn-helix domain-containing protein, giving the protein MDESHLRRWRPPQLPGVEVVSGRIPNYTRPRFTLSSGYTIKIRHRGAPPAVRYRGRDQEAGAAGAVTVVEPDEVVQALGGHETRAEFDLLLVDAALLPRGASGPPRFHRLAYPDRALFDGIAALHRGLARDEDQLALQSVLACLLDDLVTRHATAPRPTDPALGPPALRRVREVLHDRLDANVSLDELATVAGCGKHHLVRSFRRVYGVPPHRYRTLLRLDRAMAMLVRGRSVADVAAALGYCDQSQLNRHFRQVFGMSAGAYAKAVR; this is encoded by the coding sequence ATGGACGAGTCGCACCTGCGCAGGTGGCGCCCCCCGCAGTTGCCGGGGGTCGAAGTGGTGTCCGGGCGCATCCCGAACTACACCCGCCCGCGGTTCACCCTGAGCAGCGGCTACACGATCAAGATCAGGCACCGGGGCGCCCCGCCGGCGGTGCGCTACCGCGGCCGGGACCAGGAGGCGGGCGCCGCGGGCGCGGTGACGGTGGTCGAGCCGGACGAGGTGGTGCAGGCGCTCGGCGGGCACGAGACCAGGGCGGAGTTCGACCTGCTGCTGGTGGACGCCGCACTCCTGCCGCGCGGCGCCTCCGGCCCGCCGCGGTTCCACCGGCTCGCCTACCCCGACCGCGCTCTGTTCGACGGCATCGCCGCACTGCACCGCGGCCTGGCCCGCGACGAGGACCAACTGGCCCTCCAGTCGGTCCTCGCCTGCCTGCTCGACGACCTCGTCACCCGGCACGCGACCGCTCCCCGCCCGACCGACCCGGCGCTCGGCCCGCCGGCGCTGCGGCGCGTCCGGGAGGTCCTGCACGACCGGCTGGACGCCAACGTCAGCCTCGACGAGCTGGCGACCGTGGCCGGGTGCGGCAAGCACCACCTGGTCCGCAGCTTCCGCCGGGTCTACGGCGTCCCGCCGCACCGCTACCGCACCCTGCTGCGGCTGGACCGGGCCATGGCGATGCTGGTGAGGGGCCGTTCGGTGGCGGACGTGGCCGCCGCGCTGGGCTACTGCGACCAGAGCCAGCTCAACCGGCACTTCCGGCAGGTGTTCGGCATGAGCGCGGGCGCCTACGCCAAGGCCGTGCGGTAA
- a CDS encoding MbtH family protein — MSINPFDDENGRFSVLVNEEGQHSLWPASIPVPPGWSVAFGEDGRAACLDYVERNWVDMRPRSLQAAMAEDADR; from the coding sequence ATGAGCATCAACCCGTTCGACGACGAGAACGGCCGCTTCTCCGTGCTCGTCAACGAGGAGGGGCAGCATTCCCTGTGGCCGGCCTCCATCCCGGTCCCCCCCGGTTGGAGCGTCGCGTTCGGCGAGGACGGTCGAGCGGCGTGCCTGGACTACGTGGAGCGGAACTGGGTGGACATGAGGCCGAGGAGCCTCCAGGCCGCCATGGCGGAGGACGCCGACCGGTGA
- a CDS encoding AMP-binding protein → MSHNYTHRVLAALGGRPERVACHRPDGTAIRRGELLALIHRFAHVLAARGVRRGSSVTLLSENRVETMAARYAANLLGARTAFLYNGLAAAAQASVVADVGTDVLVVDAALAGRAAEVLERAPVATVLGLGPTRAWEDVLSLADEAPGGPVTPTEVDADDVCFIRYTGGTTGSPKGIEVAYGTQASLFDLMSTVVDADMVVLLCTTLAHAGGAFSEVVLGLGGRLVLHRGFDPAKVLADVAAHRVTELLLAPPLLYEIIDHPTFGDHDLSSLRAVNYGSCAASPTRIAQAVELLGPVLVQVYSQNEAGVISELSAREHLEPELLATVGRPVPGARVTIRDQDGDELPTGRAGEICVRSPTAAKGYWRNPELTARVWRDGEVRTGDVGYLDERGYLHLCDRIKDMVIVLGWHVYPAALEDLLVRHPAIARAAVFGVADADAVERVHAAVVTRPGHSVTPEQVRAFVTAEQGAIYAPHRVHLVRRLPLTDAGKPDKELLRRSLADR, encoded by the coding sequence GTGAGCCACAACTACACGCACCGGGTGCTGGCCGCCCTGGGCGGGCGACCCGAGCGGGTCGCCTGCCACCGACCCGACGGGACCGCGATCCGCCGCGGTGAGCTGCTGGCGCTGATCCACCGGTTCGCGCACGTGCTGGCGGCCAGGGGGGTGCGGCGGGGGTCGAGCGTGACCCTGTTGTCCGAGAACCGGGTCGAGACCATGGCCGCCAGGTACGCGGCGAACCTGCTCGGCGCGCGGACCGCGTTCCTCTACAACGGCCTGGCGGCGGCCGCGCAGGCGAGCGTCGTCGCCGACGTGGGCACCGACGTGCTCGTGGTGGACGCCGCGCTGGCCGGGCGGGCCGCGGAGGTGCTCGAACGGGCGCCGGTCGCCACGGTGCTCGGCCTCGGCCCGACGAGGGCGTGGGAGGACGTGCTCTCGTTGGCCGACGAGGCTCCCGGCGGTCCGGTCACGCCGACCGAAGTGGACGCCGACGACGTCTGCTTCATCCGGTACACCGGCGGCACCACCGGGAGCCCCAAGGGGATCGAGGTCGCCTACGGGACCCAGGCGAGCCTTTTCGACCTCATGAGCACGGTGGTCGACGCGGACATGGTGGTGCTGCTCTGCACGACGCTGGCCCACGCCGGCGGCGCGTTCTCCGAGGTGGTGCTCGGCCTCGGTGGCCGACTGGTGCTGCACCGGGGTTTCGACCCCGCGAAGGTGCTCGCCGACGTTGCCGCCCACCGGGTGACCGAGCTGCTCCTGGCACCACCGCTGCTGTACGAGATCATCGACCACCCGACGTTCGGCGACCACGACCTGTCCAGCCTGCGCGCGGTCAACTACGGCAGCTGCGCCGCGTCACCGACCCGGATCGCGCAGGCCGTCGAACTGCTCGGTCCCGTGCTGGTGCAGGTGTACTCGCAGAACGAGGCGGGCGTGATCTCCGAGCTGTCCGCGCGGGAGCACCTGGAACCGGAGCTGCTCGCCACCGTCGGCCGCCCGGTCCCCGGGGCGCGGGTGACGATCCGCGACCAGGACGGCGACGAGCTGCCCACCGGCCGGGCGGGGGAGATCTGCGTGCGGTCGCCGACGGCCGCGAAGGGGTACTGGCGCAACCCGGAGCTGACCGCGCGGGTGTGGCGCGACGGCGAGGTGCGCACCGGGGACGTCGGCTACCTCGACGAGCGGGGCTACCTGCACCTGTGCGACCGGATCAAGGACATGGTGATCGTGCTCGGCTGGCACGTGTACCCGGCCGCGTTGGAGGACCTGCTGGTGCGCCACCCGGCGATCGCCCGGGCGGCGGTGTTCGGGGTGGCCGACGCGGACGCGGTGGAACGGGTGCACGCCGCCGTCGTGACGCGGCCGGGGCACAGCGTCACACCGGAACAGGTGCGCGCCTTCGTCACGGCCGAACAGGGCGCCATCTACGCGCCGCACCGGGTCCACCTGGTGCGGCGGCTCCCGCTGACCGACGCGGGCAAGCCCGACAAGGAGCTGCTGCGCCGGTCGTTGGCCGACCGGTGA
- a CDS encoding GNAT family N-acetyltransferase, translating to MDSLLRRRHLEDIVDTDTAYFEAGAESSRGNGFTLVRTPGLEHLAAGCLAVRVEPPATEEGARRWRLDFEGAVHLAGGHRYRLYLTDRAPALETELLAHGYARRFESMLVRDPERAPRGSTRVRLREITSASGWAEKVRVDGGSTHAPDGHRVDTRSWAEYEHRKWRSGIIRYFLVDGADETCGTVGVVRSATVVRVKNLLLHPGWRGLGIATEVALAVHATASATGLPAGLFAAAGGIAERAYRRAGFRVVGTVTEFVREPGGRGPAGIPTDRKGRS from the coding sequence ATGGATTCCCTACTCCGGCGGCGTCACCTGGAAGACATCGTGGACACCGACACCGCCTACTTCGAAGCAGGCGCCGAGTCGTCGCGGGGCAACGGTTTCACCCTCGTCCGGACGCCCGGTCTCGAACACCTCGCCGCGGGCTGCCTGGCCGTCCGCGTCGAGCCACCCGCCACGGAGGAGGGCGCGCGTCGGTGGCGGCTCGACTTCGAGGGCGCCGTGCACCTCGCGGGCGGGCACCGCTACCGGCTCTACCTGACCGACCGGGCACCCGCCCTCGAAACCGAGCTGCTCGCCCACGGGTACGCGCGGCGTTTCGAGTCGATGCTCGTCCGCGACCCGGAACGCGCACCGCGCGGGAGCACCCGGGTACGGCTGCGGGAGATCACGTCGGCGTCGGGCTGGGCCGAGAAGGTGCGCGTCGACGGCGGGTCCACGCACGCCCCCGACGGCCACCGCGTCGACACCCGGTCATGGGCGGAGTACGAGCACCGGAAGTGGCGGAGCGGCATCATCCGCTACTTCCTGGTCGACGGCGCGGACGAGACCTGCGGCACGGTGGGCGTCGTGCGCTCGGCCACCGTGGTCCGGGTCAAGAACCTGCTCCTCCACCCCGGTTGGCGCGGGCTGGGGATCGCCACCGAGGTCGCCCTGGCCGTCCACGCCACCGCCTCCGCGACCGGGCTGCCCGCCGGCCTCTTCGCGGCCGCCGGGGGCATCGCCGAACGCGCCTACCGGCGGGCCGGTTTCCGCGTGGTGGGCACCGTCACCGAATTCGTCCGCGAACCGGGCGGGCGGGGTCCCGCCGGAATCCCCACCGATCGGAAAGGGAGATCATGA
- a CDS encoding YciI family protein → MAVFAVTTAKGPRWDHTRGIREQAEWDGHSDFADDLFDRDVIILGGPIGDGGGEDVGLLAVVAADEDEVRSTFAKDPWALNGVLRIKEVRPWTLWLDRR, encoded by the coding sequence GTGGCCGTGTTCGCCGTGACGACAGCGAAGGGACCCCGTTGGGATCACACCCGGGGCATCCGGGAGCAGGCCGAGTGGGACGGGCACTCGGATTTCGCCGACGACCTCTTCGACCGCGACGTCATCATCCTCGGCGGCCCGATCGGCGACGGCGGCGGTGAGGACGTCGGGCTCCTCGCCGTGGTGGCGGCCGACGAGGACGAGGTGCGGTCCACCTTCGCCAAGGACCCGTGGGCGCTGAACGGGGTGCTGCGCATCAAGGAAGTGCGTCCCTGGACCCTGTGGCTCGACCGGCGGTGA
- a CDS encoding helix-turn-helix domain-containing protein, giving the protein MTSSRVVSPWESLAVERRTAPAGGEDLLCRAPDEWVAVITPLRGSCQVETGDGARRAGLVPGEVCRIAPGGLVRIRRAPPGHPPFELACARLPAAVFRDAARAHPASVEEALRPHAPRYPDPHLASMVSVLVHARELGAGEDYAVSASRYLANYLLAPWATGQQGAGGLERDQLVEVIAYLEENLGEDITLDQLAARAGVSRYHFPRRFSESVGETPLQYLTRLRVDAARYQLAADDEPVSRVSRRCGFRSPENFARVFRRWVGCSPSEYRKRVRQEGASA; this is encoded by the coding sequence ATGACGTCGTCGCGAGTCGTGTCGCCGTGGGAATCGCTGGCGGTGGAACGGCGGACCGCCCCCGCCGGTGGCGAGGACCTGCTGTGCCGGGCGCCCGACGAGTGGGTCGCCGTCATCACCCCGTTGCGCGGGTCGTGCCAGGTCGAGACCGGGGACGGCGCGCGGCGCGCCGGCCTGGTGCCGGGCGAGGTCTGCCGGATCGCACCGGGCGGGCTGGTCCGGATCCGCCGAGCCCCGCCGGGGCACCCGCCCTTCGAGCTCGCCTGCGCCCGGCTCCCCGCGGCGGTCTTCCGGGACGCCGCGCGGGCGCACCCGGCCTCCGTCGAGGAGGCGCTGAGGCCGCACGCGCCCCGGTACCCGGACCCGCACCTGGCGTCGATGGTGTCCGTGCTGGTCCACGCGCGCGAGCTGGGGGCGGGGGAGGACTACGCGGTCAGCGCGTCCCGGTACCTGGCGAACTACCTGCTCGCGCCGTGGGCCACCGGGCAGCAGGGCGCCGGGGGCCTGGAACGCGACCAGTTGGTGGAGGTGATCGCGTACCTGGAGGAGAACCTGGGGGAGGACATCACCCTGGACCAGCTGGCGGCCCGCGCCGGGGTCAGCCGGTACCACTTCCCGCGCCGGTTCTCCGAGTCCGTCGGCGAGACGCCGTTGCAGTACCTGACCAGGCTGCGGGTGGACGCGGCGCGGTACCAGCTCGCGGCGGACGACGAGCCGGTGTCGCGGGTCAGCAGGCGGTGCGGCTTCCGGAGCCCGGAGAACTTCGCCAGGGTTTTCCGCAGGTGGGTGGGGTGCTCGCCGTCGGAGTACCGGAAACGGGTCCGGCAGGAGGGGGCGAGCGCGTGA